The following proteins are encoded in a genomic region of Nicotiana sylvestris chromosome 4, ASM39365v2, whole genome shotgun sequence:
- the LOC138890305 gene encoding uncharacterized protein: MAGDNAELREKVTTLEAIIRTVDGDQFLTIVTCLAYLEADMNRLSQECTDLKAENVLLHRAVGNDETQRGADRTKVRIPEPKEFNGARSAKKLENFLWDMEQYFQAAHVRDEDKVTITTMYLVDMQSFGGGHAWLKKELKDQFFLSNTGWIARDRLKKLKQTRTVRDYVKDFNSLMLDMSNMSEEDKLHNFLYGLQSWAQMELQRQNVKDLLSAIAVADMLGDFRLGQDGSDFSTTSKSKNGNKDKAKEWRKNGNDKGNAVEGNDNVKEKQCVGSSTNKAQNNKFNGCFICKGPHIVRNYPKLERLSTLFAEKKE; encoded by the exons ATGGCTGGTGACAACGCAGAACTGAGGGAAAAAGTTACTACATTGGAGGCAATCATCAGAACTGTTGATGGGGATCAATTTCTGACCATTGTGACTTGTCTCGCCTATCTTGAGGCTGATATGAACAGGCTGAGCCAAGAGTGCACAGATCTGAAAGCGGAAAATGTGTTGCTGCATCGTGCTGTTGGAAATGATGAAACACAGCGTGGGGCAGATCGTACCAAGGTCAGAATTCCGGAGCCTAAAGAGTTTAATGGTGCAAGGAGTGCCAAGAAACTCGAAAATTTCCTATGGGATATGGAGCAGTACTTTCAGGCTGCCCATGTGCGAGATGAAGACAAGGTCACCATTACGACTATGTACTTGGTGGACATGCAAAGCTTTGGTGGCGGACATGCGTG GTTGAAGAAAGAATTGAAGGATCAATTCTTTCTTAGCAATACGGGCTGGATTGCTAGAGATCGTTTGAAGAAGTTGAAACAAACTAGAACGGTCAGAGATTATGTCAAAGATTTCAATTCTTTGATGCTGGATATGAGCAACATGTCTGAGGAAGACAAGCTACACAATTTCCTTTATGGGTTGCAGTCATGGGCGCAGATGGAACTCCAAAGGCAGAATGTTAAAGACCTTCTTAGTGCAATCGCTGTTGCGGATATGTTGGGTGATTTCCGATTGGGACAAGATGGTTCTGATTTCTCTACTACTTCAAAGTCCAAAAATGGGAACAAGGACAAGGCAAAAGAGTGGAGGAAAAACGGAAATGACAAGGGTAATGCTGTTGAGGGCAATGACAATGTAAAAGAAAAGCAATGTGTTGGATCTTCGACTAACAAGGCACAAAACAACAAGTTTAATGGCTGTTTTATTTGCAAAGGACCACACATAGTGAGGAACTATCCAAAACTTGAACGGCTTTCTACTTTGTTTGCTGAAAAAAAAGAGTGA